Proteins encoded in a region of the Micropterus dolomieu isolate WLL.071019.BEF.003 ecotype Adirondacks linkage group LG07, ASM2129224v1, whole genome shotgun sequence genome:
- the nxph2a gene encoding neurexophilin-2, with the protein MRALQAFLFLFLLHQVTCRKAHGGATELIEWGDSDNEQMISPTAASPRILNPLRLFARGSPGFKSNMREITYLQNMEDFWDWLSNQTDVQGAQARTKRRPIVKTGKFKKMFGWGDFHSNIKTVKLNLLITGKIVDHGNGTFSVYFRHNSTGLGNVSVSLVPPSKVVEFEIAQQSTLETKDTKSFNCRVEYEKTDRNKKTALCNFDPSKVCYQEQTQSHVSWLCSKPFKVICIYIAFYSVDYKLVQKVCPDYNYHSDTPYSSTG; encoded by the coding sequence GTCACATGCAGGAAAGCGCATGGAGGAGCCACGGAGCTCATCGAGTGGGGCGACAGTGATAATGAACAGATGATTTCTCCCACGGCAGCCAGTCCACGGATCCTCAACCCCCTGCGCTTGTTTGCCAGGGGCTCCCCCGGGTTCAAGAGCAACATGAGggaaattacatatttacagAACATGGAGGACTTCTGGGACTGGTTATCTAACCAGACAGATGTTCAGGGTGCACAGGCCAGAACTAAACGCAGGCCCATCGTGAAGACTGGCAAGTTCAAAAAGATGTTTGGTTGGGGGGACTTCCACTCCAACATCAAGACTGTCAAGCTCAACCTGCTGATCACAGGGAAGATTGTGGACCACGGGAACGGCACTTTTAGCGTTTACTTCCGTCACAACTCCACGGGTCTGGGGAACGTGTCGGTCAGCCTGGTGCCGCCCTCGAAGGTGGTGGAGTTTGAGATTGCCCAGCAGTCCACGCTGGAGACCAAAGACACCAAATCATTCAACTGTCGCGTTGAGTATGAGAAGACGGACCGCAACAAGAAGACTGCCCTGTGCAACTTTGACCCGTCCAAGGTGTGCTATCAGGAGCAGACGCAGAGCCATGTGTCCTGGCTGTGCTCAAAACCCTTCAAAGTCATTTGCATCTACATAGCCTTTTACAGTGTAGActataaactggtgcagaaagtATGCCCTGACTACAACTACCATAGTGACACTCCCTACTCCTCCACAGGGTGA